Proteins encoded together in one Prunus dulcis chromosome 3, ALMONDv2, whole genome shotgun sequence window:
- the LOC117623034 gene encoding protease HtpX homolog isoform X1 produces MASVSLSSLCLKQNPNSISFSSIASDHVRFGSPTIEFGSVKKYRRDRAVVCRASSVVFRNLDADDFRHPLDKQNTLILRAIPGLNELGKILLGSVAEQVMLLENIGTSLLVSKDQLSGLHQLMVEAAEILNIDAPDLYVRQSPVPNAYTLAISGKKPFVVVHTSLVELLTREELQAVLAHELGHLKCDHGVWLTFANILTLGAYTIPGLGGMIAQSLEEQLFRWLRAAELTCDRAALLVAQDPKVVISVLMKLAGGCPSLADQLNVDAFLEQARSYDKASSSPVGWYIRNAQTRQLSHPLPVLRAREIDEWSRSQDYTTLLKHATQITGAKKVLTTPGR; encoded by the exons ATGGCTTCCGTGTCCCTCTCTTCTCTGTGCCTGAAGCAGAACCCTAATTCTATCAGTTTTAGCTCCATAGCTTCCGATCATGTGAGGTTTGGTTCACCTACTATTGAATTCGGCTCCGTCAAGAAGTATCGGAGAGATAGAGCTGTCGTCTGCAGAGCTTCCTCGGTTGTCTTTCGCAACCTCGATGCCGATGACTTTCGGCACCCTCTCGACAAACAG AACACGCTGATTTTGAGGGCGATTCCAGGATTGAATGAGCTTGGAAAGATTCTTCTAG GATCCGTTGCAGAGCAAGTCATGCTTCTGGAGAATATTGGAACATCCCTTCTTGTTTCTAAAGATCAG CTTTCTGGTCTACATCAATTGATGGTTGAGGCCGCGGAAATCCTCAATATTGATGCTCCTGATCTATATGTTCGTCAAAGTCCTGTACCAAATGCATATACTTTAGCAATAAGTGGTAAAAAGCCATTTGTTGTTGTTCATACTAGCCTTGTGGAGCTTTTGACTCGAGAAGAGTTACAG GCTGTTTTGGCTCATGAGTTGGGTCATCTCAAATGCGACCATGGTGTATGGCTGACATTTGCAAATATTCTTACCCTTGGAGCTTATACCATACCTG GGCTTGGTGGGATGATTGCTCAGAGTTTAGAAGAACAGTTATTTCGTTGGCTTCGAGCAGCAGAGCTAACTTGTGATCGTGCAGCCCTTCTTGTTGCACAAGACCCAAAG GTGGTCATCTCTGTTCTAATGAAATTAGCTGGGGGCTGCCCTTCTCTGGCTGATCAACTAAATGTGGATGCATTTTTGGAACAAGCTCGCTCCTATGACAAAGCTTCTTCAAGCCCAGTAGGGTGGTATATAAG AAATGCTCAAACGAGGCAACTTTCACATCCTCTGCCCGTTCTACGTGCTCGTGAAATTGATGAATGGTCAAGAAGTCAAGACTACACAACTCTTCTGAAACATGCAACACAGATCACTGGtgcaaagaaagttttaaCAACACCAGGAAGATAG
- the LOC117623034 gene encoding uncharacterized protein LOC117623034 isoform X2, whose protein sequence is MASVSLSSLCLKQNPNSISFSSIASDHVRFGSPTIEFGSVKKYRRDRAVVCRASSVVFRNLDADDFRHPLDKQNTLILRAIPGLNELGKILLGSVAEQVMLLENIGTSLLVSKDQLSGLHQLMVEAAEILNIDAPDLYVRQSPVPNAYTLAISGKKPFVVVHTSLVELLTREELQAVLAHELGHLKCDHGVWLTFANILTLGAYTIPGLGGMIAQSLEEQLFRWLRAAELTCDRAALLVAQDPKRWSSLF, encoded by the exons ATGGCTTCCGTGTCCCTCTCTTCTCTGTGCCTGAAGCAGAACCCTAATTCTATCAGTTTTAGCTCCATAGCTTCCGATCATGTGAGGTTTGGTTCACCTACTATTGAATTCGGCTCCGTCAAGAAGTATCGGAGAGATAGAGCTGTCGTCTGCAGAGCTTCCTCGGTTGTCTTTCGCAACCTCGATGCCGATGACTTTCGGCACCCTCTCGACAAACAG AACACGCTGATTTTGAGGGCGATTCCAGGATTGAATGAGCTTGGAAAGATTCTTCTAG GATCCGTTGCAGAGCAAGTCATGCTTCTGGAGAATATTGGAACATCCCTTCTTGTTTCTAAAGATCAG CTTTCTGGTCTACATCAATTGATGGTTGAGGCCGCGGAAATCCTCAATATTGATGCTCCTGATCTATATGTTCGTCAAAGTCCTGTACCAAATGCATATACTTTAGCAATAAGTGGTAAAAAGCCATTTGTTGTTGTTCATACTAGCCTTGTGGAGCTTTTGACTCGAGAAGAGTTACAG GCTGTTTTGGCTCATGAGTTGGGTCATCTCAAATGCGACCATGGTGTATGGCTGACATTTGCAAATATTCTTACCCTTGGAGCTTATACCATACCTG GGCTTGGTGGGATGATTGCTCAGAGTTTAGAAGAACAGTTATTTCGTTGGCTTCGAGCAGCAGAGCTAACTTGTGATCGTGCAGCCCTTCTTGTTGCACAAGACCCAAAG AGGTGGTCATCTCTGTTCTAA
- the LOC117623037 gene encoding transcription and mRNA export factor ENY2 isoform X1, with protein sequence MRKSVNRPPTPDVMENQGKEPTFQELINIELIESGEKERLMELLRERLIECGWKDEMKALCRAFIKKKGRNNVTVDDLVHVITPKGRASIPDSIKAELLQRIRTFLVSAAL encoded by the exons AT gaggaaaTCGGTGAATCGTCCGCCGACGCCGGATGTTATGGAGAATCAAGGAAAAGAGCCCACTTTTCAAGAGCTTATCAACATCGAG TTGATTGAGAGCGGTGAAAAAGAGAGATTAATGGAGCTTCTGAGGGAAAGGCTAATAGAATGTGGGTGGAAGGATGAAATGAAAGCTCTTTGCAG GGcgtttataaagaaaaaagggaggaACAATGTTACTGTGGATGACCTTGTACATGTTATCACCCCAAAGGGCAGAG CCTCCATTCCTGATTCCATAAAGGCTGAGCTTTTGCAAAGAATTCGCACATTTCTCGTATCAGCAGCTCTTTGA
- the LOC117623036 gene encoding agamous-like MADS-box protein AGL82 produces MGRRKTKLALELIQDDKARKVTFRKRKNGLFKKAFELTTLCDVKVCTIVYEKKSEGKLAPPQTFPAKFEEVKEIIDKYKSNSSKIKKVQNLADFYATQTMQVKKEIVKLRTKSYEEKYPTWDDRLNEYSLDQMHELLNNLEAKIQAAHRIHNMMMIDSKKPAVQDYIPPMVSEYPLILNFLSNSFS; encoded by the coding sequence ATGGGTCGACGTAAGACAAAGCTAGCTTTGGAGCTGATTCAGGACGACAAAGCTCGGAAGGTTACTTTTCGAAAGAGAAAGAATGGATTGTTTAAGAAGGCTTTTGAGTTAACCACCCTTTGTGATGTGAAGGTGTGTACAATCGTTTATGAGAAGAAATCCGAGGGCAAACTGGCCCCTCCTCAAACCTTCCCAGCGAAATTTGAAGAGGTGAAGGAAATCATTGACAAGTACAAGTCCAATTCATCAAAGATCAAGAAAGTTCAGAACTTGGCTGACTTTTATGCCACCCAAACAATGCAAGTTAAGAAAGAGATTGTGAAACTACGCACTAAGAGTTATGAAGAGAAGTATCCTACATGGGACGACCGTCTTAATGAGTATTCATTGGACCAAATGCACGAGCTTTTAAACAATTTAGAGGCCAAAATTCAAGCTGCCCACAGGATACACAACATGATGATGATCGATTCAAAGAAACCTGCGGTACAAGATTATATACCCCCAATGGTGAGTGAGTACCCTTTAATTCTCAACTTTCTCTCTAACTCTTTTTCTTGa
- the LOC117623035 gene encoding B2 protein, translated as MDSMNSFWQLGDELRGQSKVAEDQKWFMAASKLAEQTRVKGERMNNLDLSKGPAETRARDKFGFQEDNKFESLNFNMLSLDSKVNENVSKSSFRNGIYNMNAVYQKNNASVVGNMTGNKYSNKEINNSNINNESANTVEKRFKTLPATETLPRNEVLGGYIFVCNNDTMQEDLKRQLFGLPPRYRDSVRAITPGLPLFLYNYTTHQLHGIFEAASFGGSNIDPTAWEDKKCKGESRFPAQVRIRVRKLCKALEEDAFRPVLHHYDGPKFRLELSIPETLDLLDLCEQAGSAA; from the exons ATGGACAGCATGAACAGCTTTTGGCAATTGGGTGATGAGCTTCGAGGACAGTCAAAAGTCGCAGAAGATCAAAAATGGTTTATGGCTGCTTCAAAGTTGGCTGAGCAGACAAGGGTAAAGGGCGAGCGTATGAATAACCTTGATCTTTCAAAGGGCCCAGCCGAGACAAGGGCAAgggataaatttgggttccaGGAAGATAACAAATTTGAAAGCCTTAACTTTAACATGCTGAGCTTGGACTCTAAAGTAAATGAAAATGTGAGCAAAAGTTCCTTTAGGAATGGTATTTATAACATGAATGCAGTTTATCAGAAAAACAATGCAAGTGTTGTGGGAAACATGACTGGTAACAAGTACAGCAACAAAGAAATCAACAACAGCAATATCAACAATGAATCTGCAAATACTGTTGAAAAAAGGTTCAAGACCTTGCCGGCAACCGAGACGCTCCCGAGAAATGAGGTGCTTGGAGGTTACATCTTTGTGTGTAACAATGACACAATGCAGGAAGATTTAAAGCGACAATTATTTg GTTTACCTCCAAGATATAGGGATTCTGTTCGGGCAATAACACCAGGCTTGCCTTTGTTTCTCTACAACTATACAACACACCAACTGCATGGCATTTTCGAG GCAGCAAGCTTTGGTGGTTCAAACATTGATCCAACTGCTTGGGAAGACAAGAAATGTAAAGGCGAGTCGAGATTTCCTGCTCAG gTAAGGATCCGCGTTAGGAAACTCTGCAAGGCTTTGGAAGAAGATGCCTTCAGGCCAGTCTTGCACCACTATGATGGTCCCAAGTTTCGTCTTGAGCTGTCAATTCCTGAG ACCCTGGATCTATTGGACCTATGCGAACAAGCGGGCTCTGCAGCATAA
- the LOC117622186 gene encoding mitochondrial import receptor subunit TOM20-like gives MDMQQNDFDRILFFEHARKTSEATYTKNPLDAGNLTRWAGALLELSQFQNVVESNKMIQDAISKLEEALSISPKKHDALWCLGNAHTTRAFFNPDQNEANRGFDKASQYFQQALDEDPGNEVYRKSLEVAAKAPQLHMEFQKHGFGQQVMGVAAAAGPSTSSGAKATKKSKSSDLKYDIFGWIILAVGIVSWLGFAKSHPPPPPPRFS, from the exons ATGGATATGCAGCAAAACGACTTCGATCGGATCCTCTTCTTCGAACACGCCCGTAAGACCTCCGAAGCCACCTACACTAAGAATCCTCTCGATGCCGGT AACTTGACGAGATGGGCTGGAGCTCTACTGGAGTTGTCTCAGTTTCAGAATGTCGTAGAGTCAAACAAGATGATTCAAG ATGCAATTTCAAAGCTGGAGGAGGCATTGTCGATTAGTCCTAAGAAACATGATGCTCTTTGGTGCCTGGGAAATGCTCATACTACTCGTGCATTTTTTAATCCGGACCAGAACGAGGCAAATCGTGGTTTTGATAAAGCGTCTCAGTATTTTCAGCAAGCTCTTGACGAG gATCCAGGAAATGAAGTCTATCGAAAGTCTTTGGAAGTGGCTGCCAAG GCCCCGCAGTTGCACATGGAATTCCAAAAGCATGGTTTTGGTCAACAGGTGATGGGGGTCGCTGCTGCTGCTGGACCTTCTACTTCATCAGGCGCAAAG GcaacaaagaaaagcaagAGCAGCGATCTCAAGTATGACATATTTGGTTGGATAATCCTTGCTGTCGGAATTGTTTCTTGGTTAGGATTTGCAAAATCCCATCCTCCTCCCCCACCTCCACGCTTTAGTTAG
- the LOC117622366 gene encoding uncharacterized protein YciO, whose amino-acid sequence MAYCSIQTKVYSGDLASSSSFSRSLAAAPGTLGLHSISNASRRVCCDAPKRRRFQVLALAVKRSPKRLKYATPRFTKEDELLYVEVDPSLSGADSWKLEPVVHLLKQGGVGVIPTDTVYAIVCDLRNHSAIERLRRIKNVDPQKPLSILCHSFHDIDTFTTGFPRGDGQGHANLFRAVKHCLPGPYTFILTATKELPKHCIRYGTADAKYTLRKNVGVRMPDEPICQAILEKMGSPLISTSVKCPKENEWLLDPVVIADIYGPEGLDFVVDGGVRVADPSTVVDMTVIPPKLIRQGKGPKLHWMVAED is encoded by the exons ATGGCTTACTGTAGTATCCAGACGAAAGTTTACAGTGGCGACTTAGCTTCGTCTTCCAGCTTTTCGCGGTCTTTGGCAGCAGCGCCTGGAACTCTTGGCCttcattcaatttcaaatgcaaGCCGCCGTGTATGCTGTGACGCTCCAAAACGCCGGCGTTTCCAAGTGTTAGCTCTCGCTGTCAAGCGAAGCCCCAAGCGTCTCAAATACGCCACTCCTCGCTTCACCAag GAGGATGAACTGCTTTACGTTGAAGTTGATCCATCACTATCAGGAGCTGACAGCTGGAAATTGGAACCAGTTGTTCATCTTTTGAAACAGGGCGGTGTTGGTGTTATTCCTACTGACACTGT GTATGCAATAGTTTGTGATCTCAGAAACCACTCAGCCATTGAACGCCTTCGTAG AATCAAGAACGTTGATCCTCAAAAG CCCCTTAGCATCTTATGCCACTCCTTCCACGACATTGATACGTTTACAACAGGGTTCCCTCGTGGCGATGGCCAAGGTCATGCAAATTTATTCCGCGCTGTTAAGCATTGCTTACCTGGCCCT TATACTTTCATCTTAACTGCAACCAAAGAACTGCCTAAACATTGTATAAGGTACGGGACGGCAGATGCCAAATACACTTTAAGGAAAAATGTCGGTGTTCGTATGCCTGATGAACCCATATGTCAAGCAATACTGGAGAAGATGGGTTCACCATTGATATCCACAAG TGTCAAGTGCCCGAAGGAGAATGAGTGGCTGTTAGATCCTGTCGTTATAGCTGATATATATGGACCTGAG GGCCTTGATTTTGTCGTTGATGGTGGGGTAAGAGTGGCTGATCCATCAACCGTAGTTGACATGACAGTGATCCCTCCCAAACTCATACGACAAGGAAAG GGACCCAAATTACACTGGATGGTTGCAGAAGATTAG
- the LOC117622289 gene encoding uncharacterized protein LOC117622289 isoform X1 has product MNALDRRPVLADLWTSVPAYELMINGVPRTILATNKMEDLNIFLDFSIPIINTTEQILNALVVNSGNLVPIHGRNQGNRRFKFQLRNISRTEIIKIELQAGLIIGRTGIPVSPIPSFTSLYDSMETNVGLSTSSPNVTKDRDINVIVEFTKPVFGFQASMVQVVGGRITRFRELSRALYSLNVLAVTEHTVSVAVPSGKVYDISGNLNMASNQLEVKHYSTPAISIALHSFVTVGMLATSLAAAILSISTANLGAVGTLASESSNIVASDSMNLHGMVGHLQVFVLSDWLSVNQPIEYLETTKGLRWLIPRQKLPWKKDSTLVWPCQEKLERKLSISSVRGSPHEGTRIGVDFYLSNSSYMQHEVPVPIEVDPKPGWLHGQHNMRMTPYGLPLHSNEYFTYFLRGEPLSASNVIKGMGNYKGWEDLQMNLFWLGIGGGSLVLTHVLILLFLRWRLGPPARGILSVPGFELFLLIVMLPCITQSSTFVMKGGTTGGIITGALLLAIPAALILSVCLFQIIAIFYGSFVQYKEVKHVARKEPWTEKLWYFLTGRPSAGKWFYEEGLPSSFLLRFGILFESFQGPPLFIFVDQNEPNSISKWTGSGHSGIGRMRPVSLEDSTEEIKTPLSKRLLGCARSSYIIVDLSRRVCLGIISGTYSSRKSSQSLFALAITLVQFMYLFTLKPYIKRGVHMAESVSLLCEVGIFALLININGSNPVKARNLGFVMLTLLFLTFVTQMINEWHALMKSLLRLSQPQKNSFKLGLKFAAKGLVLPFLPRKQWSRIIPASSQPKTGLAPVLPLSPDTNFERRDTRAPRTDPISAMTATVVPVISPGSPGLDVLQMTGSTNVEATVSTQRAAEAKRQKGLKLESKSDLKKLRELARASFSGDSIFEEASTSYCSRMQLLSGEPSLQTPQASTSRTKH; this is encoded by the exons ATGAATGCCTTAGATAGAAGACCAGTTCTTGCAGATTTGTGGACCTCTGTTCCAGCCTACGAGTTGATGATCAATGGGGTCCCTCGAACTATCCTTGCAACTAATAAAATGGAGGACTTGAACATATTTTTGGACTTCAGCATTCCCATTATAAACACAACCGAGCAGATTCTGAATGCATTGGTTGTGAATTCGGGTAACTTAGTACCTATTCATGGCAGAAATCAAGGAAACCGCCGATTTAAATTCCAG CTCAGGAATATATCTAGGACTGAAATCATCAAGATTGAGTTACAAGCTGGATTAATAATTGGCAGGACAGGCATTCCTGTGTCACCGATTCCCTCATTTACGTCTCTTTATG ATTCCATGGAGACTAATGTAGGGCTGAGCACTAGTTCTCCAAATGTTACTAAGGACCGCGATATCAATGTGATTGTTGAGTTTACAAAACCAGTCTTTGGCTTTCAGGCCTCCATGGTACAAGTGGTCGGCGGTAGAATAACAAG GTTTAGGGAACTTTCAAGAGCTCTGTACTCATTGAATGTTTTGGCAGTCACTGAGCATACGGTGTCAGTTGCTGTCCCTTCAGGGAAGGTATATGATATATCAGGAAATCTTAACATGGCATCTAACCAACTTGAAGTGAAACACT ACTCAACCCCTGCAATATCAATCGCATTGCACTCTTTTGTTACTGTGGGTATGTTAGCGACTTCACTAGCAGCTGccattctttcaatttcaactgcAAATCTTGGAGCAGTGGGCACTCTTGCTTCTGAGAGTTCAAACATTGTTGCGTCTGACTCAATGAACCTACAT GGGATGGTTGGACACCTTCAAGTTTTTGTTCTCTCAGACTGGCTCTCAGTTAATCAACCAATTGAATATTTAGAGACAACAAAAGGTCTTAGGTGGCTCATACCTCGTCAAAAGCTTCCATGGAAAAAGGATAGCACTTTAGTTTGGCCCTGCCAAGAGAAGCTTGAGAGGAAACTCAGTATCTCTTCGGTACGAGGATCCCCCCATGAAGGGACTAGAATCGGGGTTGACTTCTATCTCTCCAACTCTTCTTATATGCAGCATGAAGTACCAGTGCCAATTGAGGTGGACCCCAAGCCTGGTTGGCTTCATGGGCAGCATAACATGCGTATGACTCCTTATGGACTACCTCTTCATTCCAACGAATACTTCACTTATTTCTTG AGAGGAGAGCCATTGTCTGCTAGCAATGTCATCAAGGGAATGGGGAATTACAAAGG GTGGGAAGATTTACAGATGAACTTGTTTTGGCTTGGTATTGGAGGAGGCAGTTTAGTCTTAACCCATGTGTTGATATTACTTTTCCTAAGATGGAGATTAGGACCACCAGCTCGTGGTATACTCTCAGTGCCCGGATTCGAGCTCTTTCTTCTGATTGTCATGCTACCATGTATCACTCAGTCCTCAACATTTGTTATGAAAG GAGGTACAACTGGGGGAATCATTACAGGGGCTTTGTTGCTGGCTATCCCTGCAGCTCTTATTTTATCTGTGTGcctttttcaaataattgcAATCTTCTATGGCAGTTTTGTTCAGTACAAGGAAGTTAAGCATGTAGCTAGAAAAGAACCATGGACTGAAAAGCTATGGTATTTTTTGACAGGGAGACCTAGTGCCGGAAAGTGGTTTTATGAGGAAGGCCTACCTTCGTCTTTCCTTTTACGATTTGGAATTCTCTTTGAAAGTTTTCAGGGTCCTCCATTATTCATCTTTGTTGATCAAAATGAACCAAACAGCATATCCAAATGGACTGGAAGTGGTCATAGTGGTATTGGGAGAATGCGACCAGTCAGCTTGGAAGACAGCACTGAAGAAATTAAGACCCCGTTGTCCAAAAGGCTCTTGGGGTGTGCTAGATCTTCCTATATTATTGTTGATCTTTCGAGACGGGTCTGCTTGGGGATCATATCTGGAACTTACTCATCGAGGAAATCAAGCCAAAGCCTCTTCGCACTGGCCATTACGCTGGTACAGTTCATGTATCTATTTACTCTGAAACCATACATCAAGAGAGGAGTCCATATGGCAGAAAGTGTTTCTCTACTGTGTGAGGTGGGCATATTTGCTCTACTTATCAACATTAACGGCTCAAATCCTGTCAAAGCAAGAAATCTAGGATTTGTGATGCTAACTCTCCTCTTCCTAACCTTTGTCACCCAAATGATAAACGAGTGGCATGCTCTGATGAAATCCCTATTAAGACTCTCACAGCCTCAAAAGAATTCATTCAAGCTTGGATTAAAGTTTGCTGCTAAGGGCCTTGTCCTCCCATTCCTTCCAAGGAAGCAATGGTCTAGAATCATACCTGCATCCTCCCAACCAAAAACAGGGCTAGCTCCAGTCCTTCCTTTAAGTCCAGACACAAACTTTGAAAGAAGAGATACGAGAGCACCACGCACTGATCCAATTAGCGCTATGACTGCAACTGTAGTCCCTGTGATCAGTCCTGGATCCCCTGGCCTTGATGTTCTTCAAATGACAGGTTCCACTAACGTGGAGGCAACCGTCAGTACGCAGAGAGCAGCGGAAGCAAAACGGCAAAAGGGACTTAAACTAGAATCTAAAAGTGATCTGAAGAAACTAAGGGAGTTGGCAAGGGCAAGTTTTTCAGGTGACTCAATTTTTGAGGAAGCTAGCACTAGCTACTGTTCTCGGATGCAACTTTTATCTGGTGAACCTTCACTGCAAACTCCCCAAGCCTCTACTTCTAGAACTAAACACTAG
- the LOC117622289 gene encoding uncharacterized protein LOC117622289 isoform X2: MAEIKETADLNSRNISRTEIIKIELQAGLIIGRTGIPVSPIPSFTSLYDSMETNVGLSTSSPNVTKDRDINVIVEFTKPVFGFQASMVQVVGGRITRFRELSRALYSLNVLAVTEHTVSVAVPSGKVYDISGNLNMASNQLEVKHYSTPAISIALHSFVTVGMLATSLAAAILSISTANLGAVGTLASESSNIVASDSMNLHGMVGHLQVFVLSDWLSVNQPIEYLETTKGLRWLIPRQKLPWKKDSTLVWPCQEKLERKLSISSVRGSPHEGTRIGVDFYLSNSSYMQHEVPVPIEVDPKPGWLHGQHNMRMTPYGLPLHSNEYFTYFLRGEPLSASNVIKGMGNYKGWEDLQMNLFWLGIGGGSLVLTHVLILLFLRWRLGPPARGILSVPGFELFLLIVMLPCITQSSTFVMKGGTTGGIITGALLLAIPAALILSVCLFQIIAIFYGSFVQYKEVKHVARKEPWTEKLWYFLTGRPSAGKWFYEEGLPSSFLLRFGILFESFQGPPLFIFVDQNEPNSISKWTGSGHSGIGRMRPVSLEDSTEEIKTPLSKRLLGCARSSYIIVDLSRRVCLGIISGTYSSRKSSQSLFALAITLVQFMYLFTLKPYIKRGVHMAESVSLLCEVGIFALLININGSNPVKARNLGFVMLTLLFLTFVTQMINEWHALMKSLLRLSQPQKNSFKLGLKFAAKGLVLPFLPRKQWSRIIPASSQPKTGLAPVLPLSPDTNFERRDTRAPRTDPISAMTATVVPVISPGSPGLDVLQMTGSTNVEATVSTQRAAEAKRQKGLKLESKSDLKKLRELARASFSGDSIFEEASTSYCSRMQLLSGEPSLQTPQASTSRTKH; this comes from the exons ATGGCAGAAATCAAGGAAACCGCCGATTTAAATTCCAG GAATATATCTAGGACTGAAATCATCAAGATTGAGTTACAAGCTGGATTAATAATTGGCAGGACAGGCATTCCTGTGTCACCGATTCCCTCATTTACGTCTCTTTATG ATTCCATGGAGACTAATGTAGGGCTGAGCACTAGTTCTCCAAATGTTACTAAGGACCGCGATATCAATGTGATTGTTGAGTTTACAAAACCAGTCTTTGGCTTTCAGGCCTCCATGGTACAAGTGGTCGGCGGTAGAATAACAAG GTTTAGGGAACTTTCAAGAGCTCTGTACTCATTGAATGTTTTGGCAGTCACTGAGCATACGGTGTCAGTTGCTGTCCCTTCAGGGAAGGTATATGATATATCAGGAAATCTTAACATGGCATCTAACCAACTTGAAGTGAAACACT ACTCAACCCCTGCAATATCAATCGCATTGCACTCTTTTGTTACTGTGGGTATGTTAGCGACTTCACTAGCAGCTGccattctttcaatttcaactgcAAATCTTGGAGCAGTGGGCACTCTTGCTTCTGAGAGTTCAAACATTGTTGCGTCTGACTCAATGAACCTACAT GGGATGGTTGGACACCTTCAAGTTTTTGTTCTCTCAGACTGGCTCTCAGTTAATCAACCAATTGAATATTTAGAGACAACAAAAGGTCTTAGGTGGCTCATACCTCGTCAAAAGCTTCCATGGAAAAAGGATAGCACTTTAGTTTGGCCCTGCCAAGAGAAGCTTGAGAGGAAACTCAGTATCTCTTCGGTACGAGGATCCCCCCATGAAGGGACTAGAATCGGGGTTGACTTCTATCTCTCCAACTCTTCTTATATGCAGCATGAAGTACCAGTGCCAATTGAGGTGGACCCCAAGCCTGGTTGGCTTCATGGGCAGCATAACATGCGTATGACTCCTTATGGACTACCTCTTCATTCCAACGAATACTTCACTTATTTCTTG AGAGGAGAGCCATTGTCTGCTAGCAATGTCATCAAGGGAATGGGGAATTACAAAGG GTGGGAAGATTTACAGATGAACTTGTTTTGGCTTGGTATTGGAGGAGGCAGTTTAGTCTTAACCCATGTGTTGATATTACTTTTCCTAAGATGGAGATTAGGACCACCAGCTCGTGGTATACTCTCAGTGCCCGGATTCGAGCTCTTTCTTCTGATTGTCATGCTACCATGTATCACTCAGTCCTCAACATTTGTTATGAAAG GAGGTACAACTGGGGGAATCATTACAGGGGCTTTGTTGCTGGCTATCCCTGCAGCTCTTATTTTATCTGTGTGcctttttcaaataattgcAATCTTCTATGGCAGTTTTGTTCAGTACAAGGAAGTTAAGCATGTAGCTAGAAAAGAACCATGGACTGAAAAGCTATGGTATTTTTTGACAGGGAGACCTAGTGCCGGAAAGTGGTTTTATGAGGAAGGCCTACCTTCGTCTTTCCTTTTACGATTTGGAATTCTCTTTGAAAGTTTTCAGGGTCCTCCATTATTCATCTTTGTTGATCAAAATGAACCAAACAGCATATCCAAATGGACTGGAAGTGGTCATAGTGGTATTGGGAGAATGCGACCAGTCAGCTTGGAAGACAGCACTGAAGAAATTAAGACCCCGTTGTCCAAAAGGCTCTTGGGGTGTGCTAGATCTTCCTATATTATTGTTGATCTTTCGAGACGGGTCTGCTTGGGGATCATATCTGGAACTTACTCATCGAGGAAATCAAGCCAAAGCCTCTTCGCACTGGCCATTACGCTGGTACAGTTCATGTATCTATTTACTCTGAAACCATACATCAAGAGAGGAGTCCATATGGCAGAAAGTGTTTCTCTACTGTGTGAGGTGGGCATATTTGCTCTACTTATCAACATTAACGGCTCAAATCCTGTCAAAGCAAGAAATCTAGGATTTGTGATGCTAACTCTCCTCTTCCTAACCTTTGTCACCCAAATGATAAACGAGTGGCATGCTCTGATGAAATCCCTATTAAGACTCTCACAGCCTCAAAAGAATTCATTCAAGCTTGGATTAAAGTTTGCTGCTAAGGGCCTTGTCCTCCCATTCCTTCCAAGGAAGCAATGGTCTAGAATCATACCTGCATCCTCCCAACCAAAAACAGGGCTAGCTCCAGTCCTTCCTTTAAGTCCAGACACAAACTTTGAAAGAAGAGATACGAGAGCACCACGCACTGATCCAATTAGCGCTATGACTGCAACTGTAGTCCCTGTGATCAGTCCTGGATCCCCTGGCCTTGATGTTCTTCAAATGACAGGTTCCACTAACGTGGAGGCAACCGTCAGTACGCAGAGAGCAGCGGAAGCAAAACGGCAAAAGGGACTTAAACTAGAATCTAAAAGTGATCTGAAGAAACTAAGGGAGTTGGCAAGGGCAAGTTTTTCAGGTGACTCAATTTTTGAGGAAGCTAGCACTAGCTACTGTTCTCGGATGCAACTTTTATCTGGTGAACCTTCACTGCAAACTCCCCAAGCCTCTACTTCTAGAACTAAACACTAG